In Isosphaera pallida ATCC 43644, the sequence TCGTTTGATCCGCGAGGGATTGCGTTACCACAGCGCTCAGGTGCCCTGGCGGGTTCTCCTGGTGGACAACGCGATGGAGACCCGCGACTTCGACATCGCGTTGGATCAGGCGTTGGCGATTTCCGAGATCAATGGAGTGCGGGTCGAGGTGTTGGAACGCATCGCCGAACAATTCAAAGAGATTCCCGAAGGCGGGATCCGCACCGTCAAACGCCTGGTCTTTGCCGAACGCGCTGCCAAGAAGGATCTGCGCAATCCGTTGTTTCTCAAGGAGGGAGCGCGGGCTTCGCTGTTGTTGGGTCGTCGAGAGCAGGCGGAGGCCAAGCTGAAACAACTGACCCCCGACCAGGGACCGGAAAAGAACGGCGAGGCGGCCTACTTGATGGGCATCTGCCGGGCGCTGACCAAGAACACCGAGGAGGCGCAACGACTCCTCGCGCAGGCCTATCGACTTCAACCCGACCTGATCGAAGCCTACGCCGCCCATGCTGCGTTGTTGCGTGGCCAGATGTCGGATGAGGCATTCCACTCGCCCATTGAGCGCCGCCCTCTGGAGGAGGTGTTGGAGCGGGTGATCCGGGCCAACCCTGGGCGGGCTCAGGCTTATCTGGTGCGGGCTTCGTTCGGGGTGGACGCGGCCCAAATCGCCGCCGATCTACGCAAGGCCGCCCAACTCGCCCCCAACGACCCCGAAGTGGTCTTCGCCCTGGCGGCTCTGCTTCAACGCGAAGGACGAACCGAGGAGGCGATCGAGCGGGTTCGCCCGGTCTTCGATGCCCAACCCGACCATCCGGTGCTGTCGCGCGCTCTGACTGGTTTGCTGCTGTCCCGTGGCGACACCGACGAGGCGGTGGCGGTCTTCCGCCGTCACCTCGACGCAGCCCCCGACCTCGTGGAGGACCGCCTGGCGATGGGTGAATTGTTGCTCGGGCTGGAACGCCTCGATGAGGTCCGAACCCTCCTCGAACAGTGGCCCGAGTCCAAGCTGTTGGCAGCCCGCAAGAGCTTCCTGCAAGCCCAGCTGCTGGTCGCCGAACGCAAGTTCGGCGAGGCAATCGACCTGTTGGAAACCCAGGTGCTGCCCGAATTGTCTAACGACAAGCCGGTGGCTATGCGGGCCGCACAACTCCTGGCCTCTTGCCATGAGGCGTTGGGTCATCCCGAGGATCAACTCAAAGCGCTGCGACAAGCCATTGCGCTCAACCCCGAGGCCGATTCCGCCCGCGCCCAACTCGGACTGGCGTTGCTGCGCCGCGGCCAGTTCGAGGACGCGCAACGCCAGTTCAACACGCTGGTTGGCCGTCGCGACGACGCTCTGGTGACCATCGCGTCGCTCCACCTGATCAAGACCCTGCGCCAGCCTCCCGAGATCCGAGACTGGTCGGTGGTGGAACGATCCCTGGCCGAAGCCCGTGCTGCGGACCCCGACTCGCCCCGCCCCAGATTCATCCAAGCCCAGATGTGGGTGGCGCGCGACGAGCTGGACCAAGCCGAACGGGAACTCACCCAGCTCCGTCAGAAGTTCCCCGAGTTCCCCGACGCCTGGCCCCTGTCGATCGCCTTGGCGCGGGGACGGAACAACCTCTCCCAGGTCCGGGCGCTTCTGGTTGAAGCCGGCAACGCGCTGAGCGACCCCGAAGTCCGGGCCCGCACCCTCATCGCTGGTTGGCTAGCGGCCCGTCTGCCCGAATCGAGCGACGAGCTGGAAAAGCTGGCCCGCTCCCTGATGGACGCCGAAGCCGCCACCGCCACGGTCTCCCGCACCAAGCTAACCGAGACCACCCCGTTCAAACCGATCTCGGGTGAAGCGCTGGCTCGCCTGGTCGATGCCGTCGCGGTCCTCTCCGGCGACGAACGCGCCTTGACGGTCTTCGAGACCCTCCGCCAGCGACGACCCGACGACGTGGCCCTCTGGCTGGCGGCGCTGCCCCTGGCGCTTCGTAACAGCGACCTCAAGCTGCTCGAGCGGTTCCGGGACGTGGTCCGAGTCGGCGAGGGCCAAACCGGGGTTTGGTGGCGTCTGGCCGAGGTCTCCCGCCTGCTGATCGAGGCCCGTCAACGCAAAACCACCGACCTGTCCACCGTGCCCGACCTGCTGAGCCAACTCGATCGGGAACGACCCGACTGGACCATCCTTCCCCTTCTCAAGGCGGAATACGCCGACCTGCGCGGCAACGAACCCGAGGTGATCCAGGCACTTCAGGCCGCCCTCAAGCTGGAACCCACCAACTTCGCCATCGCCCGCCGTCTGGTCGAACGGTTGCAACGCCGTCAACGCTGGAACGAACTGGACGAGGCGATCCGCTTGGTGGAAACCCAGGCGGGACTCCCCTCCGACCTGCTCCAGGCCGCCCTCGATTTAGCGCTGCGTCGCAACGACGCCAAACGCGCGACCGAACTCACTCAACGGCTCAACCGCGCCCAAACCACTGCTCAGGCCAAACCCGAGGATCGCCTGCGGTTGGCCCGGGCCTTGGCGATGGCCGGACGCGACCAGGACGCCCGCGACGCCCTCAAGGAAGTGATCGACCAGGTTCAAGCCCACCCCGCCCGCGCGGCGGAAGCCTGGCTGGTGTTGGTAGAACTGGCCCAACGCCAAGGGGAGGCGGCGGAAGCCGGGCGTATCCTGGAGGAGGCGGTCATGCGGCTGCCCGAGGCGGAACGCCCCTTATTCCGCGCCCGCGGCTTGGCCCTCATGGGGCGGGGCGACGAGGCGACCGCCGCCTACGACCACCTTCTGGAGACGCGCGCCGCCCAAGCCAAGGCCAACGGCGATGCCGAAGCCCCCCTGGCCGACCTCCTGTTGATCCGGCTGGAAAAGGCGCGGGTCCAGGTATCGCTCAAGCGGTTCGATCAGGCCGAGGCCGACCTTCGAACGCTGCTGGGCGAAGCCTCCTCCCGCCCCGCCAATCAGGACCGGGGCCGCCTGGTCGCCGAACTGATCCCCGAGATTCGCCGGTCGCTGGCCGAGGTGTTGGCCCTCTCCGAACGACCGCGAACCCTCGCTCTGATCGACGAGGCCGCCAGCCTTCTGGAGCAAAACCTTCAGGTGCGCGACGTTCTAGAGGATCGTCGGATGTTGGGTCTGGTCCTGACTCAGATTCCAGCCCGCCAGGCCCAGGCCAAGGAACTGCTCGACCAGGTCGCCGCGGTCGATCAATTGCGGCCCAACGAGCAATACGCCCTGATCGTCCTGCGCGAGGCGCGTTGCGACTGGCCCCAGGCGAGGCCGCTGATCCGCGAGATGGTCGCGGCCCGTCAGGCCAGTCCCGCCCAAATGCACTTCTTCATCGACATGGCCCTGATGCGCCAGGATCTCGACCTGGCCACCGAGGTTCTGGAGGGACTCAGAGCCGTGGCTCCCAAGGGGGATGCCAAAGCCCAACGCTCGATTAAGGTGGCTGCTGCCCGGCTCGAACACGCGCGCGGAGCGACCGAGCAGGCCCGCAAGATGGTCGCGGATCTGGTTCGCGTCGATCAACTCGACCCGGTCGCCACCGCCAACCTGCTGAAGGAAATGGGGGACTTCGTGGCCGCCGAAGCGGTGTTGAGACAAACCTTGGCCACGACCCCTCAGCCCCAGGCCCGAATCCCGCTGCGGGTCGCGCTGGCCCGCTTGGCGGCCCTCCAGCGTCGTCACGCCGAAACCCTCACGGCCGCCCGCGAACTCCTGGAAGAACGTGACTGCCCTCCCCGCGTGGTGGGAGAACTGCTGGCCTCGTGGGCGCTCCAGGCCCAGCCGCCAGCCGAGTTCCGCAGTCAAGCGCTGGCCTGGATCGAGTCGCTGCCGGATCGGATCGACCCGGTTCCCTTCCTTACCCCCGCGGCGCTTCTGCTCGATGCCGAGGGGCGTCACGCCGAGGCGATCGCCAAGTATCGTCTTTTGCTCCGCAGTGAACCGCAAAACTTCCCCGCTCTCAACAACCTCGCCTATCTGCTGGCACTAACCGAGACCGATCTCGACGAGGCTTTGGAATTGATCAACCGCGCCCTGGTGCTCAATCAGCGGATCTCGAGCGTTCTGGACACCCGCGCCGTGGTGCTGCTGGCGCGCCGGCAAACCTCGGAGGCCATCCGGGATCTGCTCAAAGTCGTGGAAGATCGTCCCAGCAAGTTCGCCCTCTTCCACCTGGCGCTGGCCTATGACCAGGAACGCAAGACAGACACTGCGCGGGACTTTCTCGACCGCGCGCTGGCCGCCGGTCTGACCGCCGAGGACTTGCACCCCCTAGAACGTCCCAAACTAGCTCGATTGCTCCGAGGCGACGAGGAGGACGATCAGAACCAGGATGGGCGGACCTCCTCAACCAGCCCCGCCGATCCAAACGCCCGTTGACCCTCGCCACGCCCGTTCCGATCGCTTTCGGACTCCTCCCGGCCGCCAAGTCTCCACGCCGGGCCGTCATGGACCACGACAATGACGACAGCAAGGAAGGGAGGTCGGTTGAAAAATCCCTGACTCGATCACTTGGGAACGGAACCATCCCTCCCAGGTGTCGTTAACCCGGTTTCATCCGCCAGGCCGTTCACCAATCCCCACCCTGCTCCGAGCAGGACGTGGAGCCGTCCGCTTAGCGCAGGTTCTTTCCCAGACGTGTTCGGATCGATTCCGGCGTATTTGTCCCCCGCTACCCCGGATCGACACACTCTTGAATGGTTCGTTCTCCTTTCGTTTTTCCTCATCCAAACAAAATCCATGGACGCTTTCCATCCCAAGTCGCCGGACGGATCCCCGCCCCGTTCCTCCGTCACTCCCGGCTCGGTCGGGGGAGCCTCCTCGCAACCGGAAGAAGGTCCGCCTGTCGGGGGGGGGGGAATGGGCGCGTCTGGATCCCGTCCCTTGCCGCAACCACATCCCCTGCCGGGTCGGATGCCCCTGGGTGGTCGATCGACGTCCCCCCCGCCCACCTCCCCTTCCCAAGGGTTCCATAAGCTCGCCGGACGTTCCAAATCGTTAGGCAAAATCCTGGCCAAGGGAGACTTCAAACCGTCCGAAGCATCCGAGCAGGGACCACGGATGCCCCACCTCCCCCGCCATCCCCTCAACGAACCGGCTGGTCAGATCGAAGCGCGGCGGTTGATGGTGATCGTCGGAGTGGTGCTGCTGGTGGCGATCACAGGGGTCGGCGCGTTGGTGGGGCCGAGCTATTACCAACGCTTCCAAACCCGCCAGACCCGCATCAATGCAATCGAGAAGATCCGGGAGAGTCTGACGCGCAAGGATTTCTCCCAAGCGATCGCCATCAGCGGTGAATTCCTCAAAGCCAATCCTGGCGACTTCCGACTGCCTGCCGAACTCAACACGATCCTGTTGACCTCGCTGGACGAACTCAGCGACGATCAGGCCCGTGAGGCGATCGTTGTCCTCAACGAGGCGCTGAGGTATCATCCCCAACAGGTGCCTTGGCGCGAAACGGTTCGGAAACTGGCGGTCAAGACGCGCGACTTCGAACAAGCCGCGACTCAGGCATTCCGGCTGGCGACGACGCCCCGGGTCGATGTCAAGTTCATTGAGGACGCGCTAGACGATCTGGCCAAACTAGGCGACTCACCGTTTTGCCGCTACCAACGGTTTGCCATCGCAGAGGCAGCGGTCAAGAACACGCTCAACAACCCGACGATCACCCGTCGGGCAGTCAAGGCGGCGCTTGACGTGGGCCAATTCGAGACCGCCTCGAAATTGTTCGAGGGGATCCACAAAGGGAGCGACAACGACGCGGAACTCCTCTACTTCCAGGGGGTGTTGGCCTCGTCGCAACGGCGGTTGGAGCGCAGCCTGGAACTGTTGAACGCGGCGATCGCCAAGGATCCCGGCTTGCTCGACGCTCACGCCGCTCGTTTGGCGGTGCTGGCGTCGGACCCGACGACCCGCGGCCAGATCGACGAGGCAGTCTCGGCGATGCTGGCGGCCAACCCCGGCCAAGCCCGCGCGCATCTCATTGCCCATCAGATCTACCGGGGGATCAACCCGGATCGGGCCCAGATCGAAATCGAGCGGGCCGGCGAACTCGAACCCCTCCATCCCGAAGTGGTTCTCACGCGGGCACGCGAAGCGATCAAAGCCAACCAAATCGCCTCGGCGATCGCGTTGATTCAGCAGGGTTGGAATGTTCAGCCGATGGACGACCGACTGCCAGTCCTGCTGGCCTCGCTCTACGTGAGCGAAGGCAAGCCGGAACTGGCCATCGACGTCCTGGAACGGGCGATGAAGTCGCTGTCGTTCTCGATTCCGATCCGCGAAAGCCTGGCCGACACCTACCTCGTCGCCAACCGCCTGGACGATCTGGACAAGTTCCTCGCAGCCTGGCCCAAGAGCGACAACCCGCTCAACGAGTCGGCCAAGGACTACATGAAAGCCCTGGCCCTAGTGGCCCGGTCCCGACCCAGCGACGCCCTGCAAATCCTCGACCCGCTCATCACCCGCCTAAGCGACGAACCAGAGCGTCGCATCCGGGCGTTGCTGCTGGCCGCCCGCTGCCACGCCGAACTCGGACGTCTGGACGACCGCATCCGGGCTCTGTCCCAAGCGGTCGCCTCGCTGAACGAACCGCTCCGGAACCTGGTGGAGCGGGATCGCGGTCAGAACCAAGTCAACGACTCGTTTGCGAACATGATCCGATCCGCGGCCCTCGAAGCGGCCGCCTTGAGCCTCAACCGAGCCACCATCCAAGACGAGTTGGCCCGCGACTGGGTCCAAATCGATCGAGCCATTTCGGAGGCAATCCGGCTCAACCCGGGCGACCCAGCGGCGGAATTGATGCGGGTCCAAGCGATGTTGCTGCGGGGCCAGGTCGAACAAGCCGACCAACTCCTCGCCTCGTTGCGCGGCCGTTATCCCCAAAACCCAGTGGTTTGGAGCTCCTCGGCGGTGCTGACCCATCGACGGGGCGACCCGGCTGGTGGGCGCGACCTGGTGCGTCTGGCCCGTCAAACCATCCTTGACCCCGTCGAATCCCTCCGCGCCCAAATCGACGCCTACGCCCTCATGGGAGACAAGGAATCCCTCGCCGCCCTCAAACGCCTGGTGGGTGAAGTCTCAGGTCTTCCTCCCGAATCACGTCGGCCCCTCGCGTCGCGCATTCTACAAATCCTCCTGGCCTCCGAAGGAGCCGATGCCGCTTCCGAAGCACTCGAGCAACTAGCCCAAGCCGATCCCGACAACCCCGAGTTGATGCGGTTCGACCTGGAACTGGCAATGGCCCGCCGGGACGAGGAGGCGTTGAGCCGTCTGCGCGACCAGTTCCGACGGGTTCAGGGGCCCGACAGTCGTGAGGCCAGCCTCGCTGATGCCGCTCGGTTGATGCTCCGCCACATCCAAGCCGTCAACCGAAGCCAGACCGGTCCCACGCCGTTGGCTGAGAACTCGGCCCCACCGCCAGCGGACGCGGCCTCTTCCCCGGAGTTGACCCAAGCCCGCGCGATTTTGGAGAAACTCGCCCGCTCCCAACCCGACTGGTACACCGTCTGGCTCTTCCTAGGGGATCTCGCAGTGCTGGAGCGCAAGTCCGACGAGGCGATCGCCCACGGCCGCAAAGCGCTCGAGTTGGCCCCCGACAACCTGCGGGCAGGTCGCTTTCTCGCCAATCAGTACGCCCTAGCTGGACGTTGGAAGGATCTCGATGAACTGATCGCCCAGCTTGAAACGAAAATCCGGCTCACTGACGACCTGCGTGCTATGGCCGCTGAAGTGGCCATCCGACGCGGCAACCTGCAACGCGCCCAGGATATGTCCAAAGCACTGGACGACACCAGCCTCGCCGGTCTGGTCACCAAAGCGCGGATCGAACAGGCGTCCGGTCAGGCGATCAACGCCATCGTTACCTACCGTAAAGCCCTCACCCTCTACCGCAAGCTGCTGCCCGAACAACGCGCGGCTCAGGCCGAGATTGCTTCGGAAATCTATCCCCTTCTGGTCGAGCAGTTGCGTGTTACCAACGCTGCCCCTGAAGCTCGCGCCCTCATGAGGCAAATCGAACGCGATCTGCCCGACCCCGTGCTGCGCGAGTTCACCCTAGCCCGCTGTCACCATGTTCTGGAGGAATACGACCAGGCGCAAGCCCTCTACGACAAAGTGCTGGCCCAGCGTCCCGAGTTCGGCCGAGCGTTGATCTGTCGGGCGATTTTGGGAGCCAACCGTCGTCAACTCGACCAGGCCGAGGCCGACCTCAGACGCACCCTGGCCATCGCCAACCTGCCCGCGGCGATTCAAATCGAAGCCCGCCGCAAACTAGCCGAACTGATTCTGATCGGCCCCTCCTCCGATCCCGCCAAGCTGGCGGAGGCGCTCAAGTTGATCGAAGCCAACAGCCTGATCCTGGGAGAAACTCTGGAGGACAAACGGCTGCGGTCGATCGGCCTGATCCGCCTGCCCGATCAGGTGCCCGCGGCCATCGCGCTGCTGGAGGAGATCGCCCGGCTGGAGCCGCTCAAACCGATTGAGCGGTTCCTACTGGCCCTCGCCTACGAGGCCCGTTGCGATTGGCCCAAAGCGCGACCGATGTTCACACAATGGCTCAATGATCGCGACGCCGTGCCCGCGCAACTGGAAATCGCTGCCCGAGTTTTCCTGGATCGCAAGGATCGGGAACTCGCCTCGATCGCCCTAAGCCGCTTGACTGAGCCCCAGCCTGGCATGTCGTCAGAGACACCACCGGCCCCCTCCCCCCGGATCAAGGCGTTGCAGGCGCGGTTGGCCCACCTCAAGGGAGATGCTCGCACCGCGACGACGCAACTCGATCAACTCGAAAAGACCCGGGCCCTGCCTGACCTGGAGCTGGCCGCGCTCTGGGAGTCAATCAATCAACCCGAGCGTGCCGAATCCCTGCTGCGCCGAGCCGCCCAGGCCCGCGACGCCACCGGCCCGCTCGCCCGCGGCCAACTCGCCGGGTTCCTCGCCCGCCGGGGCCGGGCCGCCGAAGCGCTCGAACGCCTCAAGGCGGGCCTTGGCGAGTTTCCCAATCCGGTCATCACCGACCTGGTTGGCCAAATCCTCGACCCCCGCTCAGGAGTCAACGAAGCCATCCTCAGCGAATTGGAGTCGATCGTCGAAGCACGGATTAAGCAGGACGAACGGAACAACCTAGCCGACTTCGGCCTGGCGCTGGCTCTCATCCGCGACACCCGCGGCCACCACGCCGAAGCGGCCGCCACGTACCGCCAAGTCCTCGCCATCCAGCCGGACAACTTTGTGGTCCTCAACAACCTCGCCTTCCTCCAGGCTCTGGGAGCCGACGCCGAAGGCACCCTCGCCGAGGCCCGTCGCAATATCGATCGCGCGATGAACTTCACCCGTCGGGTCGGCGACTTGATGGACACCCGCGGGTTAGTCCTACTCAAACAAGGGGAGGCCGATTCAGCCATTCAGACCCTTCTCAAGGTCGTCGGCGATCGCGATGACCCCGTCGCCCTTTTCCATCTCGCCCGCGCCTGCGAGGTCGCCAACCGTTTGGAGGAGTCACGCAGCTGGCTCAAGGAGGCCGAGGCGAAGGGACTCAAGCCCGAGTTGCTCCACCCTTTGGAACGTCCCGATCTCAAGCAGCTTCGGGACCGCCTCCAAGCCAGTCTAGCGAATCGCTAATCTAGTCCCGTCCCCAACGGTCGAATCGACGTTCGGATTCGAGGATTGCGTCGGACTGAATCGAAGCCCACACGTTCGGCGTGGATCGCGGGGGAAAACCGATCCCCTCACATCAACATCCACCCCGCCCGATCGACGCCCGGATCGGATCGGATCGGTTCGGATTAGATTGGATCAGATCAGAGTTGAACTCGACTCCAAGACCTCAAGGGATTCCAAACCGTCGATCACCTCGGCCAATGGCGACCGATTGAGGATGGTTCACCCCCGCCGTCATTCCCGTTACGGGGGTCGGTGGGGTGAACTCAAACCCTGCCGACCCCCGATCGTAGTCATTGTCCCTACACCAGGCGCGTCCCCACGCGCCGCGCCTGCGCTCCCTCAACCGTTTTTCCCCCGCGTTCCCAACCACCCCCGCCGGTCCATGTCCAAACCTTCCCAAAGTCCCGCTGGTGGCCCTCCGCTCGGTCGGGGTTTCGGTTCCCTACCCCGTCTCGACGCGGTTCAAACTGGACGGACCCGAGCCGAGATCCCCGAATGGGATTCCTCCTTCCTGCTCAAAGCCATTCTGGGCGGCCTGCTTCTGGTGATTTTGATCCTCGGCGCGATCTTCGCGCCAGGCATCTACGACCGCTGGCGGATCCAGCGGGATCGCACGGCGGCCCTCGAAAGCTTTGACGCCGCTCTCGAACGCCGCGACTTCCAAGCCGCCCTGGAGGCTCTCAAGCCGTTTCTTACTCACCATCCCGAAGATTTCCGATCCCACGATCATCTCGCCGAGTTTCTGAACCAGCCTCCCGAATGGATGGAAACCGACCAGATTGCATCGTTGGACTCCCTGCTGCTCGACGGCTTGCGTTTCCACCCCGATCAGATCGATTGGCGTCGCGCTCTGATGACGAACGCGCTGCGACGCGGCGACATAGAAACCGCGCTGGATCAGGCCGAATGGATCGTCACCACCACAGGGGTTCCGATCGAGGTGGTGGTGGACGTGATCGACCGGCTGGAGGCTTTGGGGGACGCCCCCCTGGTTCAAGCGCGGCGACTGGCCATGCTCGAATATGCAGAGCGACAAAACCGTGAAGATCCCCAAATCCTAATCCGACTGGTTCGATACAACGCCCGAGCGCGTCGTCCCGAGGCCATGATCCGCGACCTCAAGCCTCTAGTTCGCATGCGTCCGGACGATCCGGAGCTGATCTATCTGACCGGGGTGGTTCAAAAGCTCCAGGGCCGCGAAGCGGAGGCGGCCGAACTGTTTTCCCGCGCTCGTCAGGCCGACCCCAACCTCATCGCCGCCTGGCAGGGCGAACTCGAACATCTCTTGAAGTATCAAGCTACCCGCGAACGAGGATGGCGGTTGCTAGGTCAGTTCATACAAGCACACTCCTCCAATCCTGCGGCTCATCTTGCCGAGGCGCGGGTTTGCCAGCGTCTGGACCCGGAGCGCGCCGCCCGAGCCCTGCAACGCGCCCATGAACTGGATCCCACTTCGCCTGACCCGGCGCTGGGTTGGAGCGAGGCGCTGGTCAGCGATCAACGCTTCGAGGAGGCTCTAACGCTGTTGGCGCGTTTTTCCGACCGCGAGGTGTTCGATCCCCGCTTCGCCCTGCAACGCGCTCGGATTCTCAAACGCGCCGGACGCCCTCTGGAGGCGCTGGCCGTCTTGCGAACCGCCTGCGCCCGCTTTCCCGAAGCGCGTCGGCTCCGCTTCGATTTGGCCGACCTTCTCTTGGAGTTAGACCGCCGCGAGGAACTCGATGTCGAACTGGCCCAATGGCCCAACCTGCCAGCGCTCGAGCCGCTGCAGCAGTTCTTCAAAGGAATGATCCTCGCTCGCTCGAACCGACCGGGTGAGGCCGTCGCACCTCTGACAAACGCCTTAAACTCACTGAAAGACGACTCGGAAACGGCCGTGCGCGCCGGCCTGACCCTGGCCAACTGCTTACGGCTCTTGGATCGGTTCGACGAGCAAATCCGAGTTCTGAAGAACGTGCTGGACCTGGACCCCAAGCGTTCCACCGTTCGGGCCCGGTTGGCTGATCTCATGGGGTGGAAAGGGCGTTTGGACGACGCGCTGCTTGTGGCCGCTCCCCTGGGTTCGACGTTTACCCGGGCCCGTCTTCTTCTGGCGTGGCTGGAATACGCCCGCCTGCTTGAGACCGATCCCAAGTCGCGCAGCTGGAATGGGTTCGATGCGATGTTGATTGACCTGCGCGAGGTGCTGCCAACTGATCCAGGCATGCGATTGCTCAGCATTCAGGGCCATTTGGCCCGTGGGCGTCCCGAAGCGGCCTCCGAACTTGACGAGGCGCTGCGGCGTCATCCCGATCAGGCCGCCTTCCTCGCGCTTTCCGCTGCGCTGGAGGCTCGAGCTGGACGGAGCGAATCGGCCCGCAACCGTTTGGCTCAACTGGCTCGCGCTCCCCTTGACCCGTTCGATCGCGCCTGGGGGCTAATTGCTGGGTGGTCCCAGGTGGGTGGTCCCGAGGCGGTCGCGGCCCTCAAGGACATGGTCGGGCCCGTCGAGCAACTCGCCGGCGATCGCGGCGACCGCGTACGCGCCTATTTGCTAGCGACCCTCAGCGGGTTGGGACAAGACGAGGAAGTCCGCCGGATTCTGGAACGCTGGTCCGACCAGTTCGCCGGCAACGCCCACTTGCGCCGCTTCGACCTGGCTTTCGCGTTGGAGCGGCGCGACTCCCCCCGTCTGGCTCAACTCCGCGACCACTGGCGTGCGATCGAGGGATCCGGGGGCGTTTGGTGGCGGTTGGCTGAAGCGGTTCGCCTGATCATTGAGGCCGAGACCCCGTCCTCCCCCTCGGACCAACGCGCAGAATCTCACACGGCTGGGGCCGTCGATCGGACGCCTGGTTCCCGCGTCGCCGCCGAGGCGACCGGGCTGGCTCAAGCCGACGCTCTCCTGGCCGACCTGACTCAACGTCAACCCGCCTGGTCGTTTGTGCTGACGCTCCGAGGCCGAATCGCCGCCCGCGTCCGACGTTGGGATCAGGCCATCGAGCACGCCAACCAGGCGTTGAAGATTGACCCGGATTCAGTGGCCGCCGCTGAACTGCTGCTTGGATCGTTGGCGGCTCAGGGCCGCTACGCCCAACTCGACGCCGCCCTTAACAAGTTAAGGCCCCAGATCGGCCAAACCTCTCTCATGCGGATTCTCGCCGTGGAGGCGGCCCTGGCCCGCGACGACTTGAACCGCCTAGCCGACCTTCTGATCGAGGGCGGGTCCGAAGCATTGCACCGGCACGACTCGGCGGTGCCTCCCAAGGCAATCCCCATCGACCCGTCCGACGACATCGCTCCGCTCGTGCGGGAGGGTCGCGCCTTGGAGCGGTTGGGGTTGTACGCCTCCGCTGTGGACCGTTACCGCGAAGCGATCGTCCGCGCGCGCCGCACCCAACGCCCCGACGAGGCGCTGGACGCCTGGAGCGGTTGGGCCTCCACCCTGACTCGCTACTCGGGACGGGATCAAGACGTTGCCAAAGTGCGCGAGGCCGCCGCCAAGGCGCTGAGCCCTACGGCGTTGGCGGTCCTCGACGCCCGGCTCCATCGCAACGCCGGACGACTCGACGAAGCGTCCGCCGCCCTCGAACGGGCTCGCAAGACCGCCTCGGCAGCGGAACGCGCCGAGATTCGGCTGGAAGCCTCCGAAGTTCATCTCCAGGCCGGCCGGTTCGATCAGGCCGAGTTCGAGGTGCGGGCCGTTCTGGAAGCGAACCCCCAGGACCAACCCGCCACCGCCAGCCAACTCGAACGGGCCCGCCGCCGTTTGGCCGATCTGTTGGCGCTACGCGATCGTTCCAACCCCTCCGGGACCGATCCCCAACGCGGCGCGGGGTCCGAAGCGGCCGCGGTCGCTGAGTTCATAACCGGCGTGGACCCAGCGCGTTTGACCGAGGCCCTGGAGTTAATCGCCACCAACCTGGGGCGTCCCGGTGGTCCGCTGGCCGACGACCTACGGATCCAAGCCGCCATTCTGGGACGCTTTCGGGATGGCGAGCGTCGTCGTCAGGCGATCCAACTGATCGAACAGGCCGCCATGTTCGACCCCGGACGCTCGGAGGATTGGCTCCGGGTGGCGGAGTTGGCTCGGATCAATCTCGATTGGCCCTCCGCGCGTCGCGCCTACGAACGCTACTTGAAGGAAGACCGGATCGACC encodes:
- a CDS encoding tetratricopeptide repeat protein, which codes for MPQPHPLPGRMPLGGRSTSPPPTSPSQGFHKLAGRSKSLGKILAKGDFKPSEASEQGPRMPHLPRHPLNEPAGQIEARRLMVIVGVVLLVAITGVGALVGPSYYQRFQTRQTRINAIEKIRESLTRKDFSQAIAISGEFLKANPGDFRLPAELNTILLTSLDELSDDQAREAIVVLNEALRYHPQQVPWRETVRKLAVKTRDFEQAATQAFRLATTPRVDVKFIEDALDDLAKLGDSPFCRYQRFAIAEAAVKNTLNNPTITRRAVKAALDVGQFETASKLFEGIHKGSDNDAELLYFQGVLASSQRRLERSLELLNAAIAKDPGLLDAHAARLAVLASDPTTRGQIDEAVSAMLAANPGQARAHLIAHQIYRGINPDRAQIEIERAGELEPLHPEVVLTRAREAIKANQIASAIALIQQGWNVQPMDDRLPVLLASLYVSEGKPELAIDVLERAMKSLSFSIPIRESLADTYLVANRLDDLDKFLAAWPKSDNPLNESAKDYMKALALVARSRPSDALQILDPLITRLSDEPERRIRALLLAARCHAELGRLDDRIRALSQAVASLNEPLRNLVERDRGQNQVNDSFANMIRSAALEAAALSLNRATIQDELARDWVQIDRAISEAIRLNPGDPAAELMRVQAMLLRGQVEQADQLLASLRGRYPQNPVVWSSSAVLTHRRGDPAGGRDLVRLARQTILDPVESLRAQIDAYALMGDKESLAALKRLVGEVSGLPPESRRPLASRILQILLASEGADAASEALEQLAQADPDNPELMRFDLELAMARRDEEALSRLRDQFRRVQGPDSREASLADAARLMLRHIQAVNRSQTGPTPLAENSAPPPADAASSPELTQARAILEKLARSQPDWYTVWLFLGDLAVLERKSDEAIAHGRKALELAPDNLRAGRFLANQYALAGRWKDLDELIAQLETKIRLTDDLRAMAAEVAIRRGNLQRAQDMSKALDDTSLAGLVTKARIEQASGQAINAIVTYRKALTLYRKLLPEQRAAQAEIASEIYPLLVEQLRVTNAAPEARALMRQIERDLPDPVLREFTLARCHHVLEEYDQAQALYDKVLAQRPEFGRALICRAILGANRRQLDQAEADLRRTLAIANLPAAIQIEARRKLAELILIGPSSDPAKLAEALKLIEANSLILGETLEDKRLRSIGLIRLPDQVPAAIALLEEIARLEPLKPIERFLLALAYEARCDWPKARPMFTQWLNDRDAVPAQLEIAARVFLDRKDRELASIALSRLTEPQPGMSSETPPAPSPRIKALQARLAHLKGDARTATTQLDQLEKTRALPDLELAALWESINQPERAESLLRRAAQARDATGPLARGQLAGFLARRGRAAEALERLKAGLGEFPNPVITDLVGQILDPRSGVNEAILSELESIVEARIKQDERNNLADFGLALALIRDTRGHHAEAAATYRQVLAIQPDNFVVLNNLAFLQALGADAEGTLAEARRNIDRAMNFTRRVGDLMDTRGLVLLKQGEADSAIQTLLKVVGDRDDPVALFHLARACEVANRLEESRSWLKEAEAKGLKPELLHPLERPDLKQLRDRLQASLANR